One stretch of Aeromicrobium fastidiosum DNA includes these proteins:
- the thrB gene encoding homoserine kinase: protein MTFVAGPVAVRVPASSANLGPGFDALGLALALHDEVTGEVVDAGLEIRVTGEGMDGVPLDETHLVVRAMHAAFDLLGGRPPGLRLTCTNAIPHGRGLGSSAAAIVAGVVLARALVEGGDELLDDAAAFQLTVDLEGHPDNVAAAFFGGLTIAWVDGAAAEVERLDTDVEVTVFVPPTAVSTEKARGLLPETVPHRDASFNAGRAALLVAALTGSPQRLISATEDRLHQSYRAEAMPESYKLLRRLRVDGVPAIISGAGPTVLAFARGVAGEAPDGWAVHELGVDADGAQVARA from the coding sequence GTGACGTTCGTCGCCGGCCCGGTGGCCGTGAGGGTCCCCGCCTCCAGCGCCAACCTGGGCCCCGGGTTCGACGCGCTGGGGCTCGCGCTGGCGCTGCACGACGAGGTCACGGGCGAGGTCGTCGACGCCGGCCTCGAGATCCGGGTGACCGGTGAGGGCATGGACGGCGTCCCGCTCGACGAGACCCACCTCGTCGTCCGGGCCATGCACGCGGCCTTCGACCTGCTGGGCGGTCGTCCGCCGGGCCTGCGCTTGACCTGCACCAACGCGATCCCGCACGGCCGCGGCCTCGGCTCGTCGGCAGCGGCCATCGTCGCAGGGGTCGTGCTGGCCAGGGCGCTCGTCGAGGGCGGCGACGAGCTGCTCGACGACGCGGCGGCCTTCCAGCTCACGGTCGACCTCGAGGGACACCCCGACAACGTCGCCGCCGCGTTCTTCGGCGGGCTGACGATCGCCTGGGTCGACGGCGCGGCGGCCGAGGTCGAGCGTCTCGATACCGATGTCGAGGTCACGGTGTTCGTCCCCCCGACCGCCGTGTCGACCGAGAAGGCCCGTGGGCTGCTGCCCGAGACGGTGCCGCACCGCGACGCCTCGTTCAACGCCGGTCGCGCCGCGCTGCTGGTCGCAGCACTCACCGGATCGCCGCAGCGGTTGATCTCGGCGACCGAGGACCGCCTGCACCAGTCGTACCGTGCCGAGGCGATGCCGGAGTCGTACAAGCTGCTGCGCCGCCTGCGCGTCGACGGCGTGCCGGCGATCATCTCGGGGGCGGGGCCGACCGTGCTGGCCTTCGCTCGTGGCGTTGCCGGCGAGGCGCCCGACGGATGGGCCGTGCACGAGCTCGGTGTCGACGCCGACGGCGCACAGGTCGCGCGCGCCTGA
- the rho gene encoding transcription termination factor Rho — translation MTDTTTTPAASTPPDAPATPAAKRTGGGLGGKVLAELQEIASELGISGAEKMRKGALIDAIKIARGDAGTSTKAAVKAASGPAVDTTPPAAVTLPDVLPEPAAAEAAPAKADKPARTRRAKADKPAQADQTAPAEKADGVEAKADKNATSDKGDKADKAEPKAEAKADDQPKDDDAGTEAGSGSGRGRGRGRNQNANQGGQNNQNAQNAEQGGGRNQGGQNNQGNQAGGRNQGNQAGGAAAANQNPNRNQPAAQGNGPDDDDEAGGRRRNRRGRNRNASGGRAGNVDVDTSYTEDDVLVPAAGILDILDNYAFVRTTGYLPSDNDVYVSLSMVRKWGLRRGDAVVGQVRQPREGERKEKFNPMVKIDSVNGMSLDEANKRVEFSKLTPLHPSERLRLEGEAGGLTGRVIDLVSPIGKGQRGLIVSPPKSGKTMVMQQLANAITANNPECHLMIVLVDERPEEVTDFQRSVKGEVIASTFDRPATDHTMVAELAIERAKRLVELGHDVVLLLDGITRLGRAYNLAAPTSGRVMSGGVDASALYPPKKFFGAARNIEDGGSLTILATALVETGSRMDEVIFEEFKGTGNWELRLRRDLADKRIFPAVDLNASSTRREELLMGADELAITWKLRRVLAGLEGQQALELVLDKLKKTSTNAEFLLQITKTLPADDATS, via the coding sequence GTGACCGACACCACCACGACACCTGCTGCTTCCACGCCTCCCGACGCGCCCGCGACCCCCGCTGCCAAGCGCACCGGGGGAGGACTGGGCGGCAAGGTGCTCGCCGAGCTGCAGGAGATCGCCTCCGAGCTCGGCATCTCCGGCGCCGAGAAGATGCGCAAGGGCGCGCTGATCGACGCCATCAAGATCGCCCGCGGCGACGCCGGCACGTCGACCAAGGCGGCCGTCAAGGCTGCTTCGGGTCCGGCCGTCGACACGACGCCCCCCGCAGCCGTGACGCTGCCCGACGTCCTGCCGGAGCCGGCTGCAGCCGAGGCGGCACCCGCCAAGGCCGACAAGCCCGCCCGTACGCGTCGGGCCAAGGCCGACAAGCCGGCCCAGGCCGACCAGACCGCGCCGGCCGAGAAGGCCGATGGCGTCGAGGCCAAGGCCGACAAGAACGCCACGTCGGACAAGGGCGACAAGGCCGACAAGGCTGAGCCGAAGGCCGAGGCCAAGGCCGACGACCAGCCGAAGGACGATGACGCGGGCACCGAGGCCGGAAGCGGCAGCGGTCGTGGTCGTGGCCGTGGCCGCAACCAGAACGCCAACCAGGGCGGCCAGAACAACCAGAACGCCCAGAACGCCGAGCAGGGCGGCGGCCGCAACCAGGGTGGACAGAACAACCAGGGCAACCAGGCTGGTGGCCGCAACCAGGGCAACCAGGCCGGCGGAGCCGCGGCGGCGAACCAGAACCCGAACCGCAACCAGCCCGCGGCCCAGGGCAACGGCCCCGACGACGATGACGAGGCCGGCGGACGCCGCCGCAACCGTCGCGGCCGCAACCGCAACGCCTCGGGCGGACGGGCCGGCAATGTCGACGTCGACACGTCCTACACCGAGGACGACGTCCTGGTGCCGGCCGCCGGCATCCTCGACATCCTCGACAACTACGCGTTCGTCCGCACGACGGGCTACCTGCCGAGCGACAACGACGTCTACGTGTCGCTGTCGATGGTGCGCAAGTGGGGCCTTCGCCGTGGCGACGCCGTCGTCGGCCAGGTGCGTCAGCCCCGTGAGGGCGAGCGCAAGGAGAAGTTCAACCCGATGGTCAAGATCGACTCGGTCAACGGGATGAGCCTCGACGAGGCCAACAAGCGCGTCGAGTTCTCCAAGCTGACCCCGCTGCACCCCAGCGAGCGCCTGCGCCTCGAGGGCGAGGCCGGCGGCCTGACCGGTCGGGTCATCGACCTGGTCTCGCCGATCGGCAAGGGCCAGCGCGGACTCATCGTGTCGCCGCCCAAGTCGGGCAAGACCATGGTCATGCAGCAGCTCGCCAACGCCATCACGGCCAACAACCCCGAGTGCCACCTGATGATCGTCCTGGTCGACGAGCGTCCCGAGGAGGTCACCGACTTCCAGCGGTCGGTCAAGGGCGAGGTCATCGCCTCGACGTTCGACCGTCCGGCCACCGACCACACGATGGTCGCCGAGCTGGCGATCGAGCGGGCCAAGCGGCTCGTCGAGCTGGGTCACGACGTCGTCCTGCTGCTCGACGGCATCACGCGTCTCGGCCGCGCCTACAACCTCGCGGCCCCGACGTCCGGTCGGGTCATGTCCGGTGGCGTCGACGCCTCCGCGCTCTACCCGCCGAAGAAGTTCTTCGGCGCCGCGCGCAACATCGAGGACGGCGGATCGCTGACGATCCTGGCCACCGCGCTGGTCGAGACCGGATCGCGCATGGACGAGGTCATCTTCGAGGAGTTCAAGGGCACCGGCAACTGGGAGCTGCGCCTGCGCCGCGACCTGGCCGACAAGCGCATCTTCCCGGCCGTCGACCTCAACGCGTCGAGCACCCGCCGCGAGGAGCTGCTGATGGGCGCCGACGAGCTCGCGATCACCTGGAAGCTGCGCCGTGTCCTGGCCGGCCTCGAGGGCCAGCAGGCGCTCGAGCTCGTCCTCGACAAGCTCAAGAAGACGTCGACCAACGCCGAGTTCCTGCTGCAGATCACCAAGACGCTGCCGGCGGACGACGCCACCAGCTGA
- a CDS encoding glutathione peroxidase encodes MTTAYDFSATAIDGTDRLLADYRGKVLLIVNTATQCGFTPQFKGLEAVYQEYVDRGLVVLGFPCDQFGHQNPDGDEGTATFCEKNFGVTFPLFSEIEVNGDGAHPLYQWLKNEKGGVGPSKIKWNFTKFLVDAEGNVVKRYGSATKPEKIRGDIEKLLPKA; translated from the coding sequence ATGACCACCGCATACGACTTCTCCGCCACCGCGATCGACGGCACCGACCGGCTCCTGGCCGACTACCGGGGCAAGGTGCTGCTGATCGTCAACACCGCGACGCAGTGCGGTTTCACGCCGCAGTTCAAGGGCCTCGAGGCGGTCTACCAGGAGTACGTCGACCGCGGGCTCGTCGTCCTCGGCTTCCCGTGCGACCAGTTCGGCCACCAGAACCCTGACGGCGACGAGGGCACCGCGACCTTCTGCGAGAAGAACTTCGGCGTGACGTTCCCGCTGTTCTCCGAGATCGAGGTCAACGGCGACGGCGCCCACCCGCTGTACCAGTGGCTCAAGAACGAGAAGGGCGGCGTGGGCCCGTCCAAGATCAAGTGGAACTTCACCAAGTTCCTCGTCGACGCCGAGGGCAACGTCGTCAAGCGCTACGGCTCGGCCACCAAGCCCGAGAAGATCCGTGGCGACATTGAGAAGCTCCTGCCCAAGGCCTGA
- the rpmE gene encoding 50S ribosomal protein L31, producing MKNGIHPDYVDTEVTCTCGNTFTTKSTAPEGVLRADVCSACHPFYTGKQKILDTGGRVARFEKRYAKK from the coding sequence ATGAAGAACGGCATCCACCCCGACTACGTCGACACCGAGGTCACCTGCACCTGCGGCAACACGTTCACGACCAAGAGCACGGCACCCGAAGGCGTCCTGCGCGCCGACGTGTGCTCGGCCTGCCACCCGTTCTACACGGGCAAGCAGAAGATCCTCGACACCGGCGGCCGCGTCGCCCGCTTCGAGAAGCGCTACGCCAAGAAGTAG
- the prfA gene encoding peptide chain release factor 1, translating to MFEAVESLVSEHAELEQRMGDPAVHSDPGLAKKLGQRYAELSAIVKTYRDFQQATDDIEAARELAAEDSSFADEITALEPRLHELSERLQRLLVPRDPQDAKDVIMEIKGGEGGEESALFAGDLQRMYSRYAEQRGWKTEILDATESALGGYKSVTMAVKAKGTPEPGEAPHALLKFEGGVHRVQRVPVTESQGRIHTSAAGVLVLAEAEDIDVEINDGDLRIDVYRSSGPGGQSVNTTDSAVRITHVPTGIVASCQNEKSQLQNKEQAMRILRSRLLDAAQAAADAEASDARKAQIRTVDRSERIRTYNFPENRLSDHRTGFKAYNLDQVMDGALDDVVKSLVDAELAERLASVESGS from the coding sequence ATGTTCGAGGCAGTCGAGTCGCTCGTCAGCGAGCACGCCGAGCTCGAGCAGCGCATGGGCGACCCCGCCGTGCACTCCGACCCGGGCCTGGCCAAGAAGCTGGGACAGCGCTACGCCGAGCTCAGCGCGATCGTCAAGACGTACCGCGACTTCCAGCAGGCCACGGACGACATCGAGGCTGCCCGCGAGCTGGCGGCGGAGGATTCGTCCTTCGCCGACGAGATCACGGCGCTCGAGCCGCGGCTGCACGAGCTGTCCGAGCGCCTGCAGCGCCTGCTCGTGCCGCGTGACCCGCAGGACGCCAAGGACGTGATCATGGAGATCAAGGGTGGCGAGGGTGGCGAGGAGTCGGCCCTGTTCGCCGGCGACCTGCAGCGCATGTACTCCCGCTACGCCGAGCAGCGCGGCTGGAAGACCGAGATCCTCGACGCCACCGAGTCGGCGCTGGGTGGCTACAAGTCGGTCACGATGGCGGTCAAGGCCAAGGGCACCCCGGAGCCGGGCGAGGCGCCGCACGCCCTGCTGAAGTTCGAGGGCGGCGTCCACCGCGTGCAGCGTGTGCCGGTCACCGAGTCGCAGGGTCGCATCCACACCTCCGCGGCCGGCGTCCTGGTGCTCGCCGAGGCCGAGGACATCGACGTCGAGATCAACGACGGCGACCTGCGCATCGACGTCTACCGGTCGTCTGGCCCCGGCGGCCAGAGCGTCAACACGACCGACTCCGCGGTGCGCATCACGCACGTGCCGACCGGCATCGTGGCGAGCTGCCAGAACGAGAAGAGCCAGCTGCAGAACAAGGAGCAGGCGATGCGCATCCTGCGGTCGCGCCTGCTCGACGCGGCGCAGGCGGCCGCCGATGCCGAGGCGTCCGACGCGCGCAAGGCGCAGATCCGCACGGTCGACCGCTCCGAGCGCATCCGCACCTACAACTTCCCCGAGAACCGCCTGTCCGACCACCGCACGGGGTTCAAGGCGTACAACCTCGACCAGGTCATGGACGGCGCCCTCGACGACGTCGTCAAGTCGCTGGTCGACGCCGAGCTGGCCGAGCGCCTCGCCTCGGTCGAGTCCGGGTCGTAG
- the prmC gene encoding peptide chain release factor N(5)-glutamine methyltransferase → MAVRSQAERLLEQATLDLEAGGVSSPRHDAEVLMSHVTGVPRMMLIGSARPSGVQVQQFLDLVGARASRVPLQHLTGSAGFRYVDVEVGPGVFVPRPETELLAGWAIDHARTLESPVVVELCAGAGAISLSVVHEVPAAQVHAVELDEPAYEWAQRNLAGTGVDLRLGDMADAFADLDGQVDVVVANPPYIPLDAWESVAPEARDHDPALALWSGDDGLDAMRVVDRVAWRLLRPGGVVGAEHADAQGESAPAVFADRWSDVRDHLDLADRPRFVTATKPRR, encoded by the coding sequence GTGGCCGTCAGGTCGCAGGCCGAGCGTCTGCTCGAGCAGGCGACGCTCGACCTCGAGGCCGGGGGAGTGTCGTCCCCGCGCCACGACGCCGAGGTGCTGATGAGTCACGTCACCGGGGTGCCGCGCATGATGCTGATCGGCAGCGCCCGACCGAGCGGCGTGCAGGTGCAGCAGTTCCTCGACCTGGTCGGTGCCCGTGCGTCGCGCGTCCCCCTGCAGCACCTGACCGGCAGCGCGGGATTCCGCTACGTCGACGTCGAGGTGGGCCCCGGCGTGTTCGTGCCCCGGCCCGAGACCGAGCTGCTCGCGGGCTGGGCGATCGACCATGCCAGGACGCTCGAGTCGCCCGTGGTCGTCGAGCTGTGCGCGGGCGCCGGTGCCATCTCGCTGTCGGTCGTGCACGAGGTGCCCGCAGCCCAGGTCCACGCCGTCGAGCTCGACGAGCCCGCGTACGAGTGGGCGCAGCGCAATCTGGCCGGCACCGGGGTCGACCTGCGCCTGGGCGACATGGCCGACGCTTTCGCCGACCTCGACGGGCAGGTCGACGTCGTCGTCGCCAACCCGCCCTACATCCCGCTCGACGCGTGGGAGAGCGTCGCCCCCGAGGCGCGCGACCACGACCCCGCGCTGGCCCTCTGGTCGGGCGACGACGGCCTCGATGCGATGCGGGTCGTCGACCGCGTCGCGTGGCGCCTGCTCAGGCCGGGGGGAGTCGTGGGTGCCGAGCACGCCGACGCGCAGGGCGAGTCGGCGCCGGCGGTCTTCGCCGACCGCTGGTCCGACGTCCGCGACCACCTCGATCTCGCGGACCGCCCACGCTTCGTCACCGCGACCAAGCCGCGCCGATAG
- a CDS encoding VTT domain-containing protein: MGIDELGLIGAAIAVGLGAAVLPVFVNAEVYVVAIGATVNSRPFLALLILIHVIATTIGKAFVFQLARKGTNKIRMVEPRPPRSALAARTRRIGHRLARTRLARWLKRVNDWLLTLLDRPYSGGLTAFMSSLTGIPPLAVVTILAGASKQPQWLFLTMVFTGRLIQFLAIAFLLHQVSWF; this comes from the coding sequence ATGGGCATCGACGAGCTGGGACTGATCGGTGCCGCGATCGCCGTGGGCCTCGGTGCAGCGGTGCTTCCGGTGTTCGTCAACGCCGAGGTGTACGTCGTGGCGATCGGCGCGACGGTCAACAGCCGTCCGTTCCTGGCGCTGCTGATCCTGATCCACGTCATCGCGACGACGATCGGCAAGGCATTCGTCTTCCAGCTGGCCCGCAAGGGCACCAACAAGATCCGGATGGTCGAGCCGCGGCCGCCGCGCAGCGCCCTGGCCGCCCGCACCCGCCGCATCGGGCACCGGCTGGCCCGCACCCGCCTCGCGCGGTGGCTCAAGCGGGTCAACGACTGGCTCCTGACGCTGCTCGACCGGCCGTACTCGGGCGGCCTCACGGCGTTCATGTCGTCGCTGACCGGCATCCCGCCGCTGGCGGTCGTCACGATCCTCGCGGGGGCGTCGAAGCAGCCGCAGTGGCTGTTCCTCACGATGGTGTTCACGGGCCGCCTGATCCAGTTCCTCGCGATCGCCTTCCTCCTCCACCAAGTGAGCTGGTTCTGA
- a CDS encoding L-threonylcarbamoyladenylate synthase, which produces MRFDCSVDEEYDRGLLAAQAALEEGKLVVLPTDTVYGLAADAFSPRAVQNLLDAKGRGRDMPPPVLVGSPTTLDALAVDIPTWLRSMVEALWPGPLTVVCRQQASLTWDLGETHNTVAVRMPDDKRALALLKQTGPLAVSSANTTGSPAAQNVDDAEEMLGPRVAVYLDGGPTTSGTPSTILDATGATPRVLRQGAVPLEVLHQFNNTIEPADDGSV; this is translated from the coding sequence GTGAGGTTCGACTGCAGCGTGGACGAGGAGTACGACCGCGGGCTCCTGGCAGCGCAGGCCGCCCTCGAGGAGGGCAAGCTCGTCGTCCTCCCGACCGACACGGTCTACGGGCTGGCGGCCGATGCCTTCTCGCCGCGAGCGGTGCAGAACCTGCTCGACGCCAAGGGTCGCGGCCGCGACATGCCGCCCCCCGTGCTGGTCGGCTCGCCGACCACGCTCGACGCCCTCGCGGTCGACATCCCGACGTGGCTGCGCTCGATGGTCGAGGCGCTGTGGCCCGGCCCCCTCACCGTGGTGTGCCGCCAGCAGGCCTCGCTCACGTGGGACCTCGGCGAGACCCACAACACCGTGGCCGTCCGGATGCCCGACGACAAGCGAGCGCTGGCCCTGCTGAAGCAGACCGGGCCCCTCGCGGTCAGCAGCGCCAACACGACCGGCTCGCCCGCCGCCCAGAACGTCGACGACGCCGAGGAGATGCTGGGGCCACGCGTCGCGGTCTACCTCGACGGCGGGCCCACGACGTCGGGCACCCCGTCGACGATCCTCGACGCGACCGGCGCGACGCCCCGGGTGCTGCGCCAGGGTGCCGTGCCCCTCGAGGTGCTGCACCAGTTCAACAACACGATCGAGCCGGCCGACGACGGATCCGTCTAG
- a CDS encoding glycosyltransferase family 4 protein: protein MREYLVVFGVALGVTYLLASIARQAAHHLGAVARVRDRDVHAIPTPYFGGPAMLGGLLAAYLVATSLPFLSLADDGVFKDVRAVVLGGAVICAVGIVDDLYELDALSKFAGQVLAGIIVVAQGVQFYYLPLYGTYIGLDQVQAMIFTVLLIVGTANAVNFVDGLDGLAAGMVAIGAVAFFAYAFVLAVENGETRAIAAALLTAALAGACIGILPHNFFPARMFIGDSGSMLIGFVLACSSISLTGQFPAQDIAEGIGGAEQSFLPTLLPLVLPFTILMVPFVDLALAVVRRTRAGRSPFSPDKMHIHHRLLEIGHSHRRAVLLMYAFAGLVAFGSVVISLFSGWQSIAGFGALAVLTVAAVFLLPKLEAKVWS, encoded by the coding sequence GTGCGCGAATATCTCGTCGTCTTCGGCGTCGCGCTGGGCGTGACCTACCTGCTGGCATCCATCGCGCGGCAGGCGGCGCACCACCTCGGTGCGGTCGCCCGCGTGCGCGACCGCGACGTCCACGCCATCCCGACGCCCTACTTCGGTGGGCCGGCGATGCTCGGCGGGCTGCTCGCGGCCTATCTGGTCGCCACGAGCCTGCCGTTCCTCTCCCTGGCCGACGACGGCGTGTTCAAGGACGTGCGGGCGGTCGTGCTGGGCGGTGCCGTGATCTGCGCCGTCGGCATCGTCGACGACCTGTACGAGCTCGACGCGCTCAGCAAGTTCGCGGGCCAGGTGCTGGCCGGCATCATCGTGGTCGCGCAGGGCGTGCAGTTCTACTACCTGCCGCTCTACGGCACCTACATCGGGCTCGACCAGGTGCAGGCCATGATCTTCACGGTGCTGCTGATCGTCGGCACGGCCAACGCCGTCAACTTCGTCGACGGCCTCGACGGTCTGGCCGCCGGGATGGTGGCGATCGGTGCCGTCGCGTTCTTCGCCTACGCCTTCGTGCTCGCGGTCGAGAACGGCGAGACCCGCGCGATCGCCGCGGCGCTGCTCACGGCGGCCCTGGCCGGCGCGTGCATCGGCATCCTCCCGCACAACTTCTTCCCGGCCCGGATGTTCATCGGCGACTCCGGCTCGATGCTGATCGGCTTCGTGCTGGCCTGCTCGTCGATCAGCCTCACGGGACAGTTCCCGGCCCAGGACATCGCCGAGGGCATCGGGGGAGCGGAGCAGAGCTTCCTGCCGACGCTGCTGCCCCTCGTCCTGCCGTTCACGATCCTGATGGTGCCGTTCGTCGACCTCGCCCTCGCGGTGGTGCGCCGCACGCGTGCGGGCCGCTCGCCGTTCAGCCCCGACAAGATGCACATCCACCACCGACTGCTCGAGATCGGCCACTCGCACCGCCGTGCCGTGCTGCTGATGTACGCCTTCGCGGGCCTCGTGGCCTTCGGCAGCGTCGTGATCAGCCTGTTCAGCGGATGGCAGTCCATCGCCGGCTTCGGCGCCTTGGCCGTGCTGACCGTCGCGGCGGTCTTCTTGCTGCCCAAGCTCGAGGCCAAGGTGTGGTCATGA
- the atpB gene encoding F0F1 ATP synthase subunit A: MTLASIAFAAVSGPPSPGPSDFDLPGIAGSAVTKPMVLVALSVVIIVALFYSMARPAAVVPGRMQFAGELVYGFVRNGIARENIGSHDFQKFVPFLFSLFLFVLVNNFYGIIPVIQFPTMSHIGYPLAIAALAWLVYNGAGIAKKGFFGYLKHETVPPGMDWWILPLLVPLEFLSNIILRPITLTLRLFATMFAGHLLVILFSLGGEYLLLHSDPVLNKVAGGFSVILAIAISFLEILVMFLQAYVFTLLTSMYISEAIADEH, translated from the coding sequence GTGACGCTCGCCTCCATCGCATTCGCTGCGGTGTCCGGTCCGCCCAGCCCCGGCCCCTCTGATTTCGATCTCCCCGGCATCGCCGGGTCGGCCGTCACCAAGCCGATGGTGCTCGTGGCCCTGTCGGTCGTGATCATCGTGGCGCTGTTCTACTCGATGGCTCGCCCCGCCGCAGTCGTCCCCGGACGCATGCAGTTCGCCGGTGAGCTCGTCTACGGCTTCGTCCGCAACGGCATCGCCCGCGAGAACATCGGCTCGCACGACTTCCAGAAGTTCGTGCCATTCCTGTTCTCGCTGTTCCTGTTCGTGCTGGTGAACAACTTCTACGGCATCATCCCGGTGATCCAGTTCCCGACGATGTCGCACATCGGCTACCCGCTGGCCATCGCCGCGCTCGCCTGGCTCGTCTACAACGGGGCCGGCATCGCCAAGAAGGGCTTCTTCGGCTACCTCAAGCACGAGACCGTGCCCCCGGGCATGGACTGGTGGATCCTCCCGCTGCTGGTGCCGCTGGAGTTCCTGTCCAACATCATCCTGCGCCCGATCACGCTGACGCTGCGTCTGTTCGCGACGATGTTCGCCGGCCACCTCCTCGTGATCCTGTTCTCGCTCGGCGGCGAGTACCTCCTGCTGCACTCCGACCCCGTGCTCAACAAGGTCGCCGGCGGCTTCTCGGTCATCCTCGCCATCGCCATCAGCTTCCTGGAGATCCTCGTGATGTTCCTCCAGGCCTACGTGTTCACTCTGCTGACCTCGATGTACATCAGCGAAGCCATCGCTGACGAGCACTGA
- a CDS encoding ATP synthase F0 subunit C yields the protein MVGLGLAAIGPGIGVGLIFAAFVTGVARQPEAEGKLRQIAILGFVLAEQFFIIGLALAFVLKASNT from the coding sequence ATGGTCGGTCTCGGCCTCGCCGCGATCGGCCCCGGTATCGGCGTCGGCCTGATCTTCGCCGCGTTCGTCACCGGTGTCGCCCGTCAGCCCGAGGCTGAGGGCAAGCTGCGCCAGATCGCGATCCTCGGCTTCGTCCTCGCCGAGCAGTTCTTCATCATCGGACTGGCCCTGGCGTTCGTCCTCAAGGCCAGCAACACCTGA
- a CDS encoding F0F1 ATP synthase subunit B encodes MISTLVFAAAENAEEEELNPLIPHTAEIIIGLVFFAILFLLIWKVVVPLFEKAYAERTAAIEGGIEEAQAAQKEAKAALDQYTAQLAGARQEAAAIREEAKEQGAQIIAELRAQAQAEAERITTTAHAQVEAERSQVLAQLKGEVGSMATALAGRIVGEVLDDSAAQKRTVDRFIAELEESAN; translated from the coding sequence ATGATCTCGACACTCGTCTTCGCGGCAGCGGAGAACGCGGAGGAAGAGGAGCTGAACCCGCTGATCCCGCACACCGCGGAGATCATCATCGGCTTGGTCTTCTTCGCGATCCTCTTCCTGCTGATCTGGAAGGTCGTCGTCCCGCTGTTCGAGAAGGCCTACGCGGAGCGCACTGCGGCCATCGAAGGTGGCATCGAGGAGGCCCAGGCAGCCCAGAAGGAAGCCAAGGCCGCTCTCGACCAGTACACCGCGCAGCTCGCGGGGGCGCGGCAGGAAGCTGCCGCCATCCGCGAGGAGGCCAAGGAGCAGGGCGCGCAGATCATCGCAGAGCTGCGGGCCCAGGCACAGGCCGAGGCCGAGCGCATCACCACGACCGCGCACGCGCAGGTCGAGGCGGAGCGTTCGCAGGTCCTGGCCCAGCTCAAGGGTGAGGTCGGATCCATGGCCACGGCGCTGGCAGGTCGCATCGTCGGCGAGGTCCTCGACGACTCCGCGGCACAGAAGCGCACGGTCGACCGCTTCATCGCCGAGCTCGAGGAGTCGGCGAACTGA
- a CDS encoding F0F1 ATP synthase subunit delta — protein MRGISAKSLDEVLAAVSAAGSGSGDLGTELFDVVATLDREPALRRVLTDPSTEAEAKAGLAERIFGGKVSADVVTVLRVAVSGRWASGRDLTDGLETAGVTALIAAADGKGELDAVETELFEVGRFVRSDAELRQIVSDRGLPSAAKGELLSTLLSGKVSTTTLALASQAAAARTGSFERVLTAFGVIAADRRSRLLAEVRVATELDDSDKTRLAAALAKKYGRDVHLNIVVDPSIVGGISVSLGDEVVDGSMSTRLEVARRRLAG, from the coding sequence ATGCGAGGCATTTCAGCCAAGTCTCTCGACGAGGTCCTGGCCGCGGTCAGCGCGGCCGGGTCCGGATCGGGTGACCTCGGAACCGAGCTGTTCGACGTCGTCGCGACGCTCGATCGTGAGCCCGCGCTGCGTCGCGTGCTCACCGACCCGTCGACCGAGGCCGAGGCCAAGGCCGGGCTCGCCGAGCGGATCTTCGGCGGCAAGGTCAGCGCCGACGTCGTCACGGTCCTGCGGGTCGCCGTCAGCGGTCGCTGGGCTTCGGGCCGCGACCTCACCGACGGTCTCGAGACCGCCGGCGTCACCGCGCTCATCGCGGCAGCCGACGGCAAGGGCGAGCTTGACGCGGTCGAGACCGAGCTGTTCGAGGTCGGCCGCTTCGTGCGGTCCGACGCCGAGCTGCGACAGATCGTGTCCGACCGCGGACTCCCGTCGGCGGCCAAGGGCGAGCTGCTGAGCACGCTGCTCAGCGGCAAGGTGTCGACCACGACGCTCGCGCTGGCCTCGCAGGCAGCGGCCGCACGCACCGGATCGTTCGAGCGGGTCCTCACCGCGTTCGGCGTCATCGCCGCCGACCGCCGCAGCAGGCTGCTGGCCGAGGTGCGGGTGGCCACCGAGCTGGACGACAGCGACAAGACCCGACTGGCGGCCGCGCTCGCCAAGAAGTACGGACGCGACGTCCACCTCAACATCGTCGTCGATCCCTCGATCGTGGGAGGCATCTCCGTCTCCCTCGGTGACGAGGTCGTCGACGGCTCCATGTCCACTCGCCTCGAGGTCGCCCGCCGGCGACTCGCGGGCTGA